From a region of the Vagococcus coleopterorum genome:
- a CDS encoding metal-sensing transcriptional repressor: protein MQCDQKIMNRLKRAEGQMRGIQKMMSEGQSCGDMMVQLAAVRASVDKIMGVMAAENLKHQLENPDADPDRQAEQLAKAMRLIEKK from the coding sequence ATGCAATGTGATCAAAAAATAATGAATCGTTTAAAGCGTGCTGAAGGCCAGATGCGTGGCATTCAAAAAATGATGTCTGAAGGACAAAGTTGTGGCGATATGATGGTTCAACTTGCAGCAGTTCGTGCCAGTGTGGATAAAATCATGGGTGTCATGGCAGCTGAAAATCTGAAGCATCAGTTGGAAAATCCTGATGCTGATCCAGACAGACAAGCAGAGCAACTTGCAAAAGCAATGCGTTTAATTGAAAAAAAATAA
- a CDS encoding rhodanese-like domain-containing protein codes for MFLFKSVPSITNKELQELLAKKIELIDVREKHEFAGGHILGAKNIPLQQISSYKGKGPVYVICQSGMRSKQATSHLVGKGIDAYNVKGGMMQWQGAVKGGK; via the coding sequence ATGTTTTTATTTAAAAGTGTCCCAAGTATAACCAATAAAGAGCTACAAGAATTATTAGCAAAAAAAATTGAATTAATCGATGTCAGAGAAAAACATGAATTTGCTGGAGGTCATATTCTAGGAGCGAAAAATATTCCGTTACAACAGATTAGTAGTTATAAAGGAAAAGGGCCGGTTTACGTGATTTGTCAATCAGGTATGCGTAGCAAACAAGCAACAAGTCATTTAGTTGGTAAAGGTATTGATGCCTATAATGTTAAAGGTGGCATGATGCAGTGGCAAGGTGCTGTTAAGGGAGGCAAATAA
- a CDS encoding VanZ family protein: protein MINHIQPILTAFLIFLIVAFVVTTPWTIYQYRKHGYFSFWRNLILFSFVFYLLTAFFLVSLPLPVNRENFIPGQSEIYSQLKPFRFISDITKESEVDWLRITTYKELRHSPAFFQFFFNLVMLLPLGVYYKYYKKNSARLWKAACLGFLVSLFFEVSQITALFGYYQVPYRLFDVDDLFANTLGAVIGYLLAPLFLFFLPSRKELVQKDQPYHSGDVTSYGIQIVEALLTMYAAGITANVFAGVFGVTSELYIDIIKIGGFFLYSVIVPIVCRGYTISSWVLRIRFDVIKGPRIKVYIKRFSFIYIPVVINILFNPLTDIMSDNVYIIVSQVIAEFIILIVWIAVYANVLWRWLRKKNRPYFNNIEGLRVVRSKG from the coding sequence ATGATTAACCATATTCAACCTATTTTAACTGCATTCCTTATTTTTTTAATAGTGGCATTTGTAGTGACTACGCCTTGGACTATCTATCAATACCGTAAGCATGGTTATTTTAGTTTTTGGCGTAATCTCATTTTGTTTTCGTTTGTTTTTTACTTATTGACTGCATTTTTCTTAGTTAGTTTACCGTTGCCGGTTAATCGGGAAAATTTTATTCCGGGCCAAAGTGAAATTTACAGCCAATTGAAACCATTTCGTTTTATTAGTGATATAACAAAAGAATCCGAAGTTGATTGGTTGCGCATTACCACCTATAAAGAGTTAAGGCACTCGCCGGCATTCTTCCAGTTTTTCTTTAATTTAGTAATGTTGCTTCCGCTGGGTGTTTATTATAAATATTATAAGAAAAATTCAGCTCGGTTATGGAAGGCGGCATGCCTAGGATTTTTAGTATCATTATTTTTTGAAGTTTCACAAATAACTGCGTTGTTTGGGTATTATCAAGTGCCGTATCGCTTGTTTGATGTGGATGATTTATTTGCCAACACATTGGGAGCGGTTATTGGATACTTATTAGCGCCCTTATTTTTATTTTTTTTACCAAGTAGAAAAGAGCTCGTTCAAAAAGATCAACCGTATCATTCTGGGGACGTGACATCGTATGGTATTCAAATTGTTGAAGCGTTATTGACAATGTATGCTGCGGGAATAACAGCTAATGTTTTTGCAGGAGTGTTCGGAGTCACATCGGAACTGTATATAGATATAATTAAAATTGGTGGTTTCTTTCTCTACTCGGTTATCGTACCAATAGTATGCCGAGGATATACTATTTCTAGTTGGGTATTGCGGATCCGTTTTGATGTTATTAAAGGCCCAAGAATAAAAGTCTACATCAAGCGTTTCAGTTTTATCTATATTCCCGTAGTGATAAACATTTTATTTAATCCGTTGACAGATATTATGTCTGATAATGTTTATATTATTGTGAGTCAGGTGATTGCGGAATTTATCATTTTAATAGTTTGGATTGCTGTCTATGCCAATGTTTTATGGCGTTGGCTTCGCAAAAAAAATAGACCTTATTTTAATAATATAGAGGGTCTGCGAGTAGTGAGGAGTAAGGGGTAA
- a CDS encoding FAD-dependent oxidoreductase, whose amino-acid sequence MKIVIVGGVAGGMSAATRLRRLNEEAEIIVVEKGPFVSFANCGLPYYVSGEISERGDLLVQTPASLKARFALDVRPESEVVTIDSEGMKVEIKTAEGSYWESYDELIFSPGARPVIPPIAGLAEAENVFSLRNVPDLDQIMTQLEAKQPKTATVIGAGFIGLEMAENLKEAGLSVTIVEKAPHVLPPLDQEMAAFVENELKANDVRVLTGVGAVGFKQAGQVIELDNGETVSSDLTILSVGVTPESTLAKEAGVELGLRGGILVDEHYQTNIPHIYAVGDAIVVKQQITGEDALISLASPANRQGRQVADVISGLPRKNKGSIGTAIVRVFGQTAASTGLTERQAQLAGLDVAVVHTKGKDHAGYYPGSTAVVLKLVFNPKTGTIYGAQGVGPKGIDKRIDILATAIKGGLTVEDLPELEFTYAPPFGVAKDPVNMLGYVALNVMEGQSNMIQWHEVDNYLKDGWQLLDVRSGAEVVNGKVAEGINIPLPELRQRLSELDKQQQYIVSCESGLRSYIAERLLKQNGFNVMNLDGAYSLYATVLPDRVCR is encoded by the coding sequence ATGAAAATTGTGATTGTCGGTGGTGTAGCAGGGGGAATGTCTGCAGCAACAAGACTTCGTCGTTTAAATGAAGAGGCAGAAATTATTGTCGTAGAAAAAGGTCCGTTTGTTTCTTTTGCAAACTGTGGATTGCCTTATTATGTTTCAGGTGAAATTAGTGAACGTGGGGACCTATTAGTCCAAACACCCGCTAGTTTAAAAGCGCGATTTGCTTTAGATGTTAGGCCTGAAAGCGAAGTCGTTACAATTGATTCTGAAGGGATGAAAGTTGAGATTAAAACAGCGGAAGGAAGTTACTGGGAGAGTTATGATGAATTGATTTTCTCTCCTGGAGCACGTCCGGTTATCCCGCCAATCGCAGGACTTGCAGAAGCTGAAAATGTTTTTTCTTTAAGAAATGTCCCTGATTTAGATCAGATTATGACTCAGTTAGAAGCTAAACAACCAAAAACAGCTACCGTTATCGGTGCGGGTTTCATTGGTTTGGAAATGGCAGAAAACTTAAAAGAAGCTGGCTTATCAGTAACAATTGTTGAAAAAGCACCACATGTGTTGCCGCCTCTGGATCAAGAGATGGCCGCTTTTGTTGAAAATGAATTGAAAGCAAATGATGTGCGTGTTTTAACAGGAGTTGGGGCAGTTGGTTTCAAACAAGCTGGTCAAGTAATCGAGTTAGACAATGGTGAAACTGTGTCCTCAGACTTAACGATTCTGTCGGTGGGAGTGACACCGGAATCAACTTTAGCTAAGGAAGCCGGCGTTGAATTAGGTTTACGTGGTGGCATTCTAGTAGACGAACACTATCAAACGAATATCCCGCATATTTATGCGGTGGGGGATGCGATTGTTGTAAAGCAGCAGATCACGGGTGAAGATGCCTTGATTTCGCTTGCTTCACCAGCGAACCGACAAGGTCGTCAAGTTGCAGATGTTATTTCAGGTCTGCCTCGTAAAAATAAAGGGAGTATTGGAACGGCGATTGTTCGCGTATTTGGTCAAACCGCAGCTTCCACAGGGTTGACTGAAAGGCAAGCACAATTGGCAGGGCTCGATGTGGCGGTAGTTCATACTAAAGGGAAAGATCATGCAGGCTATTATCCAGGCAGTACAGCGGTGGTTCTTAAGTTGGTTTTTAATCCTAAGACGGGTACAATTTATGGTGCACAAGGTGTAGGGCCAAAAGGTATTGATAAACGGATTGACATTTTAGCAACGGCTATTAAAGGTGGATTGACTGTAGAAGACTTGCCAGAACTTGAATTTACGTATGCCCCCCCATTTGGTGTAGCGAAAGACCCAGTTAATATGCTCGGATATGTGGCTTTGAACGTTATGGAAGGTCAGTCTAATATGATACAATGGCATGAGGTTGATAACTATTTGAAAGATGGTTGGCAATTGTTAGATGTCCGAAGTGGTGCGGAAGTGGTAAATGGGAAAGTGGCGGAAGGTATAAATATTCCGTTACCAGAGCTACGCCAACGTTTATCTGAATTAGACAAACAACAACAATATATTGTCAGTTGTGAAAGTGGGTTGCGTAGCTATATTGCTGAGCGCTTATTAAAGCAAAATGGATTTAATGTGATGAATCTTGATGGGGCATATAGTTTATATGCTACGGTATTACCAGATCGAGTGTGTCGCTAA
- a CDS encoding ABC transporter ATP-binding protein has translation MKKKSESTIFEMLSFVFKRVAKEWKVLLISIAALVLIAVVEFKIPQITQQIIDVVVPSKSKSLLFKSIGMLAFFTIALNLLSVISTYLMSKISQQAVVSLRQDLYSHVLKQDLAYFENQKTGDLMTRLTSDVRTIQDLISPSTLRIFSNIVTFVLVLGFLMYTDWKLSLLILITFPMLFLVNDYFSKRMKANFRRVRESVASLNNHLQTTLTSVLMIKNSATEGYERSRFEDLNAEVKANQLTATKTQALFSPSMDMINFLGTAIVLTYGTLQIFAGNLTVGAMMSYLAYLKLLQNPIRSITSMISRFQQALVSYERLMDIHESEPTINDAEDASPLTDLHQGVTFDHVSFEYQTGKKVLNDVSFEIPKGKLIALVGSSGSGKTTVTKLLSRLYEPTAGEIMIDNIPLNRIAIESLRQGIGVVSQDVELIDGTVRENVTYGIPGKTPEEVQTAIDAAKLSEFVTDLPEGLETQIGERGVKLSGGQKQRISIARVFLKNAPILILDEATAALDNESERFIQKSLEELLEQKTALVIAHRLSTIHNADTILVMEKGEIIESGNHQELIEQGGKYQSLYDAQFS, from the coding sequence ATGAAGAAGAAATCAGAGAGCACCATTTTTGAGATGCTATCGTTTGTTTTCAAACGTGTGGCGAAAGAATGGAAAGTATTATTAATCAGTATTGCAGCGTTAGTTTTAATTGCTGTAGTCGAATTTAAAATTCCGCAAATCACGCAACAAATTATTGATGTCGTTGTGCCATCTAAATCAAAGAGTTTGTTATTTAAATCGATTGGGATGTTGGCATTTTTTACTATAGCGCTAAATCTGTTATCAGTTATTTCTACTTATCTAATGAGTAAAATCAGTCAGCAAGCTGTTGTCAGCTTACGCCAAGACTTATATAGTCATGTGTTAAAGCAAGACTTGGCTTATTTTGAAAATCAAAAAACTGGAGATTTAATGACTCGATTAACAAGTGATGTTAGGACGATTCAGGATTTAATTTCACCGAGTACATTGAGAATTTTCAGTAATATTGTCACGTTTGTTTTGGTTTTAGGATTTTTAATGTATACAGATTGGAAATTAAGTCTATTGATTTTAATTACCTTTCCCATGTTATTTCTTGTAAATGATTATTTTAGTAAGCGAATGAAAGCTAACTTTCGTCGTGTTCGTGAGTCGGTAGCTAGTTTGAATAATCACTTACAGACGACATTAACGTCTGTTTTGATGATAAAAAATTCAGCAACTGAAGGGTATGAACGCAGTCGTTTTGAAGATTTAAATGCTGAAGTTAAAGCAAATCAATTAACAGCAACAAAAACGCAAGCCTTATTTTCGCCCTCAATGGATATGATTAACTTCTTAGGAACGGCTATTGTCTTAACCTATGGAACGTTACAAATTTTTGCAGGTAACCTGACAGTCGGAGCTATGATGAGTTATCTTGCTTATCTTAAATTGCTGCAAAATCCGATTCGTTCAATCACTTCAATGATTAGTCGCTTCCAACAAGCGTTAGTTTCTTATGAGCGTTTGATGGATATTCATGAGAGTGAACCAACAATCAATGATGCTGAAGATGCTAGTCCTTTAACAGATTTGCATCAAGGTGTGACATTCGATCATGTTTCATTTGAATATCAGACTGGTAAGAAAGTGTTAAACGATGTATCATTTGAAATTCCTAAAGGGAAATTGATAGCTTTAGTTGGGTCTTCGGGTTCAGGAAAAACAACGGTGACAAAATTATTATCACGTTTATACGAACCAACAGCTGGAGAAATTATGATTGATAATATTCCGTTAAATCGAATTGCGATTGAGTCACTTCGCCAAGGGATTGGTGTGGTTTCTCAAGATGTTGAGTTGATTGATGGCACTGTCCGTGAAAATGTCACGTACGGTATTCCAGGTAAAACACCGGAAGAAGTTCAAACTGCCATTGATGCGGCTAAATTATCTGAGTTCGTTACAGATTTACCAGAAGGACTAGAAACGCAAATCGGTGAACGAGGTGTGAAACTATCTGGGGGACAAAAACAACGGATTTCAATTGCTCGCGTATTTTTAAAGAATGCGCCAATCTTAATTTTAGATGAAGCAACAGCTGCGTTAGATAATGAATCAGAACGCTTCATTCAAAAATCGTTAGAAGAATTATTAGAACAAAAAACAGCGTTGGTTATTGCTCATCGTTTATCAACCATTCATAATGCCGACACTATTTTAGTGATGGAAAAAGGTGAAATTATCGAAAGCGGTAATCATCAAGAATTGATTGAACAAGGTGGTAAATATCAAAGCTTATATGACGCTCAATTTTCATAA
- a CDS encoding M42 family metallopeptidase has translation MSEQTIDLVARLTNIPSPTGDTKNIIEVLNHELTTAGYTPTINRKGSLIVTVLGKDDQNHRFITAHVDTLGAMVRAIKPDGRLMLDLVGGFKFNAIEGEYCQIHTQSGQTYTGTILMHQTSVHVYKDAGTAERNQANMEVRIDEKTTNAEETAALGIQVGDFISFDPRTEITPSGFIKSRHLDDKVSVAILVNFLKQIATDKTELPHTTHFFFSNNEEIGYGGNSNISEKVVDYLAVDMGAMGDNQQTDEYTVSICVKDASGPYHLDLRNQFVSLCEENKIPYKLDIYPFYGSDASAAMKAGADVRHGLVGAGIEASHAYERTHQTSIDATEKLVSAYLLSHLI, from the coding sequence ATGTCAGAACAAACAATTGATTTAGTAGCTCGTTTAACCAACATCCCTTCACCAACCGGGGATACCAAAAATATTATTGAGGTTTTAAATCACGAACTAACTACAGCAGGTTACACGCCAACGATTAATCGTAAAGGAAGTTTAATCGTAACTGTACTAGGTAAAGATGATCAGAATCATCGTTTTATTACTGCTCACGTCGATACTTTGGGCGCTATGGTTCGGGCAATCAAACCTGATGGACGTTTAATGTTAGATTTAGTAGGCGGTTTTAAATTTAACGCCATCGAAGGCGAATATTGCCAAATCCATACCCAATCTGGTCAAACTTATACCGGAACTATTTTAATGCACCAAACAAGCGTCCACGTCTACAAAGATGCCGGGACTGCAGAACGTAATCAAGCAAATATGGAAGTCCGCATTGACGAAAAAACAACTAATGCTGAAGAAACTGCAGCTCTTGGTATTCAAGTCGGAGACTTCATTAGCTTTGATCCACGTACTGAAATTACACCGAGCGGTTTTATTAAATCACGTCACTTAGATGATAAAGTCAGCGTTGCCATCTTAGTAAACTTTTTAAAACAAATTGCAACCGATAAAACAGAACTGCCACATACAACTCATTTCTTCTTTTCAAACAACGAGGAAATTGGTTACGGAGGCAACTCAAACATTTCAGAAAAGGTTGTTGATTACTTAGCCGTCGACATGGGAGCCATGGGCGATAACCAACAAACCGATGAATACACTGTCTCAATTTGTGTGAAAGATGCCAGCGGACCTTATCACTTAGATCTTCGTAATCAATTTGTGTCATTATGTGAAGAAAACAAGATCCCCTACAAATTAGATATCTACCCATTTTACGGAAGTGATGCTTCTGCTGCAATGAAAGCTGGGGCTGACGTCCGCCACGGACTTGTTGGAGCGGGTATCGAGGCAAGTCATGCATACGAACGAACGCACCAAACATCAATTGATGCCACTGAAAAATTAGTATCTGCTTATTTATTAAGTCATTTAATTTAA
- a CDS encoding dUTP diphosphatase: MTKTRGFERLSTSSQDINLPVRATKAAAGYDFEASADTVVPSIWKQGVAKVLKAVLTGGIAELDDATMKELKPVLVPTEIKAYMGEDEFLQLCNRSSNPLKNYLLMANGVGIIDSDYYNNENNEGHIMFQLLNFGLKDKTIVKGERIGQGIFMPFLKADQDDVTKERTGGFGSSGK, from the coding sequence ATGACAAAGACAAGAGGATTTGAAAGATTATCAACATCATCACAAGATATTAATTTGCCAGTTCGTGCGACGAAAGCGGCAGCTGGTTATGATTTTGAAGCGTCAGCAGACACCGTTGTTCCAAGTATTTGGAAACAAGGGGTTGCTAAAGTATTAAAAGCAGTCTTAACTGGGGGGATTGCTGAGTTGGATGATGCCACAATGAAAGAATTAAAACCGGTATTAGTTCCAACCGAGATTAAAGCATATATGGGCGAAGATGAGTTTTTACAATTATGTAATCGCTCAAGTAACCCTTTGAAGAACTATTTATTAATGGCCAATGGTGTTGGCATTATTGATAGTGACTATTACAATAATGAAAATAATGAAGGGCACATTATGTTCCAGTTATTAAACTTTGGTTTAAAAGATAAAACAATTGTTAAAGGCGAGCGTATTGGGCAGGGGATTTTCATGCCGTTTTTAAAAGCTGACCAAGATGATGTGACAAAAGAAAGAACTGGCGGTTTTGGTTCTTCTGGTAAGTAA
- a CDS encoding DEAD/DEAH box helicase, which yields MKWSIPEKIVEQGRKYTNDGRVTAITQDLEENCWHAEVIGTAVYQVKLDGSPREEDQCTCEDWQKKKYCKHTVAVELALRSKGLNRVLKQNPQLRSTYKAPTVGKLFSNSFSKLQTKQTEILLADEMPLTMEYVIESVPTSIHHPHKDIWVLSFKIGLRNERCYVVKNSQKFLECWQAEGVYTIAEGLTVTLTRDSFSDADHSLLESIWDISHMQEVLGAVQYPTKGKLKPRHLFLDRDNLVRTIDMLMKADKLQLKVANINDEKWQIKKDETPFKFKVEPKQKGYVLTVLTEVINYWEYYSWVQIESGMFQLNPRQTEIFETLNQLLKRSDSLAILFEAEEVSDLFTFVLPQLSEIGVVELINDHLSQMVRYPLVNELLFSIADNNLMVQADAVYGDIRFSTNSDLSSGLDEQKTVIRDTVQEQRLLKLLAKQQYQKSKNGYQKQLPKGEALFLFFTKELPNLRKISRVELASELQEQYLDGLKYAPVIEVKEQGSWFDVDFDISGIAEEDISGLMLSLMEQKTYHQLSDGKIISLESESYQKTSHALKELRQYLTFEDNQFLIPKYRSLQLSEILNQTDRVQYDSEFAKLSYDLTHPQELTVPVPKELNADLREYQEVGYRWLTMLRDYGFGGILADDMGLGKTIQTIAFLLNQKECGTEGPALVVAPASLVYNWQNEFKKFAPTLKTIVIMGTQKEREQYLNEADGFDVLIVSYASLRQDSSRYHQMQLSTLILDEAQTIKNPTTKTFQAMKKLKTTQRFALSGTPIENKLEELWSLFAIVMPGFFPKRAKFNRMSASEVAKMIQPFVLRREKREVLKDLPDKIESNVLSVLTDEQKATYLAHLRQMQTKVKGMDSKAFKENHLQILAGLTRLRQICCDPRLFIEDYQGGSGKLDQVKELVAAAKANGRRILLFSQFTGMLNILENELTDMEISTFYLHGGTKPKERIEMVDKFNQGSKDVFLISLKAGGTGLNLTGADTVILYDLWWNPAVEEQAASRAHRMGQKQVVEVWRMISEGTIEEKMYHLQEGKRRLFDEVMSDQDGSKLKKLSEDDIRDILLINE from the coding sequence ATGAAATGGAGCATTCCTGAAAAAATAGTGGAACAAGGTAGAAAATATACAAATGATGGTCGTGTGACAGCTATTACGCAAGATTTAGAAGAAAATTGTTGGCATGCGGAAGTAATTGGTACTGCTGTTTATCAAGTGAAATTAGATGGTTCACCACGCGAAGAAGACCAATGTACGTGTGAAGATTGGCAAAAGAAAAAATATTGTAAACATACAGTGGCTGTTGAATTAGCCCTTCGTTCAAAAGGGTTGAATCGGGTGTTAAAACAAAATCCACAGTTACGTTCAACATATAAAGCACCAACGGTAGGGAAATTATTTTCTAATAGTTTTTCTAAATTACAAACCAAACAAACGGAGATCTTGTTAGCTGATGAAATGCCTTTAACAATGGAATATGTGATTGAGTCAGTTCCGACTTCAATTCATCATCCTCATAAAGACATTTGGGTACTTAGTTTTAAAATAGGGCTAAGAAACGAACGCTGTTATGTCGTTAAAAATAGTCAAAAATTCTTAGAGTGTTGGCAAGCAGAAGGAGTGTATACAATTGCGGAAGGGTTAACTGTCACCTTAACTCGTGACAGTTTTTCAGACGCTGACCATAGTCTATTAGAAAGTATTTGGGATATTTCACATATGCAAGAAGTTCTTGGAGCTGTGCAGTATCCAACAAAAGGGAAGTTAAAACCACGCCATTTGTTTTTAGATAGAGATAACTTAGTACGAACTATTGATATGTTAATGAAAGCTGATAAGTTACAATTGAAAGTAGCTAATATAAATGATGAGAAGTGGCAGATCAAAAAAGATGAGACACCGTTTAAATTTAAAGTGGAACCAAAACAAAAGGGATATGTGTTAACGGTTCTAACGGAAGTTATAAATTATTGGGAGTACTACTCATGGGTTCAAATCGAAAGTGGCATGTTTCAATTAAATCCACGACAAACAGAAATTTTTGAAACCTTAAATCAATTACTAAAACGATCAGATAGCTTAGCAATCCTTTTTGAAGCGGAAGAGGTGTCAGATTTATTTACTTTCGTATTGCCGCAGCTTTCTGAAATAGGAGTAGTTGAGTTAATCAATGACCATTTGAGTCAAATGGTCAGGTATCCTTTGGTGAATGAATTGTTATTTTCGATAGCTGATAACAATTTGATGGTACAAGCGGATGCTGTTTACGGCGACATCCGGTTTTCGACAAATAGCGACCTAAGTAGTGGTTTAGATGAACAGAAAACAGTAATTCGCGATACGGTTCAAGAGCAAAGACTGTTGAAATTATTAGCTAAACAACAGTATCAAAAATCTAAGAACGGCTATCAAAAACAATTACCTAAAGGTGAAGCGTTATTCTTGTTCTTTACAAAAGAATTACCAAACTTAAGAAAAATCAGCCGTGTCGAGCTTGCTTCTGAGTTGCAAGAACAATATTTAGATGGTTTGAAATATGCACCGGTTATTGAAGTGAAAGAACAAGGCTCATGGTTTGATGTAGATTTTGATATTAGTGGCATTGCGGAAGAAGATATTTCAGGGCTGATGCTAAGTCTAATGGAACAAAAAACGTATCACCAATTGTCTGATGGCAAAATCATTTCTTTAGAGTCAGAAAGTTATCAAAAAACAAGTCATGCCTTAAAAGAATTACGACAATATCTAACGTTTGAAGATAACCAGTTTTTAATTCCAAAATATCGTAGCTTACAGTTATCAGAGATTTTAAATCAAACCGATCGTGTTCAGTATGATTCAGAATTTGCTAAATTAAGTTATGATTTAACTCATCCTCAAGAGCTGACAGTTCCTGTGCCTAAAGAATTAAATGCCGATTTGAGAGAATATCAAGAAGTTGGTTATCGTTGGTTGACGATGTTAAGAGATTATGGATTTGGCGGAATTTTAGCTGATGATATGGGACTGGGAAAAACTATTCAGACAATTGCTTTTTTATTAAACCAAAAAGAGTGTGGTACAGAAGGTCCAGCGCTTGTGGTGGCACCGGCTAGCTTAGTTTATAACTGGCAAAATGAATTTAAGAAATTCGCTCCAACGCTAAAAACGATTGTCATTATGGGGACGCAAAAAGAACGGGAACAATACTTAAATGAAGCAGATGGGTTTGATGTGCTAATTGTGTCTTATGCTAGCTTACGTCAGGATAGTAGTCGTTATCATCAAATGCAGCTAAGTACATTGATTTTAGATGAAGCGCAAACTATTAAAAATCCAACGACTAAAACTTTTCAAGCGATGAAAAAGTTGAAAACCACTCAACGATTTGCCTTGAGTGGCACACCAATTGAAAATAAACTGGAAGAATTATGGTCGCTATTTGCAATTGTCATGCCAGGATTTTTCCCAAAAAGAGCGAAATTCAATCGCATGTCAGCTTCTGAAGTAGCTAAAATGATTCAGCCGTTTGTCTTGCGTCGTGAAAAACGTGAAGTATTAAAGGACTTGCCGGACAAGATAGAATCAAATGTTTTAAGCGTCTTAACTGATGAGCAAAAGGCGACTTATTTAGCCCACCTTCGTCAAATGCAAACAAAAGTCAAAGGGATGGATTCTAAAGCGTTTAAAGAAAATCATCTACAAATTTTGGCAGGATTGACACGATTACGTCAAATTTGCTGCGATCCGAGATTGTTTATTGAAGATTATCAGGGTGGTTCAGGCAAGTTGGATCAAGTCAAAGAGCTAGTTGCTGCAGCAAAAGCTAATGGTAGACGGATCTTATTGTTTTCGCAATTTACAGGGATGCTCAATATTTTAGAAAATGAATTAACGGATATGGAAATAAGCACCTTCTATTTACATGGAGGAACAAAACCGAAAGAACGAATTGAGATGGTCGATAAATTCAACCAAGGCTCAAAAGATGTTTTTTTGATTTCCTTAAAAGCAGGTGGAACAGGGTTGAATTTAACCGGAGCAGATACTGTTATCTTATATGACTTATGGTGGAATCCAGCGGTTGAAGAACAAGCCGCGAGTCGAGCTCATCGTATGGGTCAAAAACAGGTGGTTGAAGTGTGGCGGATGATTTCTGAGGGAACGATTGAAGAAAAAATGTATCATTTACAAGAAGGTAAACGCCGTTTGTTTGACGAAGTTATGTCTGATCAAGACGGTTCGAAATTGAAAAAATTATCTGAAGATGATATTCGTGATATTTTATTAATTAATGAATAG